cggttctcgaatcagacgcgctgacagaaacggttcttgactcgagagaataacaactgaaggtttatgaaacgttagccaatagtttttttttcaaacaatggaacttaaagttgtgaactaaaatatttttttcaaccatacagcatgtgaataaataaaatgcataattttcatgacatttcattattcattatccAAACACCaagtttctggtgtttggatttgtactgcaatataatgagctccaagttatAAAATAGCCTTagactatttttctctctctctttaacaggattagctcaatgaaatacgTTCTTCCTTCAGTTAGAAgtaatgttttcctgccttgctacaTGTTGggcatgatcaataagttgtattcgcctcaatctgatttagTTACGTCAAACCACAGATGGTGAAGCTGCGTCAGTGAGCGGAGTCCCGTGCGTTGTGAGGCTGGAGCAGATGATggaggattccgcttggtcttaaagccttccgcaaACATCTACGatcacaaataataatgattttcataaaataataacttgttattattattatggtcttatgaaaataataatatgggctgagagaaaataatgaatacaaagagtagtgctgctgagtgcaggcatgtttcaactCAGTAACAtgaattcagttcagctggaggttttttttggggggtagtTCTGTATGGCTTGTgtgggtcgagataaaggtgtgaatctgTTGCTCTTTCATTAGTGGTGGAAATAGACCATTTACGCAAAAACCGGAAACACGTCAACGAAGTGTAAACCCAGTTCCGGTGTGAGCTTTGTTGGCGGAGAAATCGAAATGTCAGCTAGAGTGTTTTCGACGAGCCTGAGTTTTCTTCCCAAGTTCACCAGCGCCGATGTGGTGAAGAGTGTGGAGGTGCATTCGTCCACTAAAGGGAACAAATTGGACAAAGGATACAAGTTCTTCCACGAAGAGTTTATCCACAATTACGAAGGTAAGCTTTAGCTAGCTTTAGCCATAGCACCGGTTATAACTCTGTTAACGTTAACTGTATATCTTAGGTGTTGCGAATTTGTAATATAAGGTACAACACATCGCAGTGAATATGTTGTGTGTATGTTTAAGTGAGAAGGCACGAGATTAACATAACAACCAGTAATTTGGTGAAGCTGTAACATTACTAGGTAACgttgaaatgtgaaatgttaCTGAAATTGTCTTGTAAAGTTGTGTATTTCTATGTGAGATAACACGTAATGTCTTCTTGTTGTATGCGGTTATAGTATCAAATATACTCCAGGGACAGGTAGTAGTGAGAGGTAAATGCTTCAGGTCAATGAGAAAGAGCGAGGAGCCTCACAAACTGGAGGTTTGACTATAGACAGACAGAATGCCGGTTGGCAAAAGTTGCCCGTTCTTGCGTTCACTCTTCTTGCTGCGGTTGTGGCATTTTCTTcacttactattattttactgaaAGTAGGGTGACGAGACGTCCTCTTTTTTTCCCGGACATGTCCTCTTTTTTGAtacctatataataaaataacattgaacATACATGAAATGTAATCATATTTGCATTATGTACGCAGCTCTGCACACCCATTACTCTCAATGAAATATCTCACAAACTCACTACACTCTTCCTTTTTTTTACCAACTCAAATCTGGTCACCCTACTGAAAGTTATAGTTTCATGTTATTATGAACATTGATGTAGCAACATAAGTATGACTTAATTGTAACCTATTTAATGTGTTGTGTCTAGATATCACTGGATGTAGAGAGTGCCAACCTGAAAGCTTTCTCCTGCAGTTGTGCGACTGGTAAAGGATTCTGCAATCACATAGTTGCCATCCTGTACCAGACCgcacattattcacagctgggTTTGCAGGCTGTTCCACCCCCACTGGCCTGCACAAGTGGCTTGCAAAGATGGCACAGACCAAGAACACAGGTGGGTTTGTGATAAACATGTCATTATGATTTAAGAACCGATGCGTATCTATAACAActctaaattattataaaacaccCCCAGTAGTGACTACAGACTGTAATTGCTTTTTGTCTTTTACTTTTAAGGGAATCCATCCTGAACCGGTTAGTGAGCTGGTGGTGCAAAAGCCCAAAACAGTTGGCAAGGACGGTCTGAGGTCCACACTGTACAAGGCATATACAGGtgattaatttaactttttgttgCTTTGTGAGAgcaagttaagtttttttttaatgttatgacTAACCAAATGATGGTTACCTCagatataatgaataaaatgtaaatgtagttatGCACTCAAGTCTAACTTTTCTTTTGTGTGACCAAtaatcttgtgtttctcttgtcTAGGACCACTGCCAGATCCATATATGATGGCATCTGGAAGCAAATTAAGCCAGGTGCAGCCCCAACCTCTCATGGCTGTTGTATTGGATGGGCTTTCTGAGATGGAGTTGACGCCATCTAAATTTGGGTCTGTCCCTCGTGGATCCCCCATGTCCTATCACTGTCCACCCAAGAAGACCAGTGACCTCCTCCTACACCACATGGCTCCAGAATTTCCATCCCTTCCTGTGATGCAGCACATTTTTCCCAGGTTGCATTTTGTCCCGACCTTGCATCAGTTTATGCATCTCCAGTCTCTTGAAGTGTCACCGCAGCTGTCCTGCGAGATAGCAAAAGAAACTCAGCAGCAATCCAAATGTCCTGCGTGGACACAGCTACGGCGACCAAGGCTGACTGCTAGTCATTTTTGGGATGCTTGTTGTAGTAGGGCGTGTCGTGCAGAGCTGGAGTCTGCAGCTATTCAGATGATCAGAGGCTCCACAAAGCAAACAGCTGCAATGAAGCGTGGGCTACTAGTGGAGCCTGAAGTGCTGGCAAACTATGCTGAACTGTTGCGAGTTAATGTGTTACCAGCAGGATTCGTCATTCACCCTGACGCACCACATCTTGGGGCCAGTCCAGACGGTCGGGTGTATGACCCTTCAGAGTCACCTCCTTTTGGCCTGGTTGAAGTGAAGAGCAGCACAAAAACTGATCCATCTCAGGTTGCTCACCTCAAGGTGCAGGAAGGCCACGCCAGTCTGAGGCGTTCACATAAGTACTACTGGCAGGTTCAGGGCCAACTGGCAATCACAGGACTGACATGGTGTGACTTTGTTACCGATACCCAATCAACTTTAACCGTGGAAAGAATTTGGCGTGATGACTCATTCATTGCGGAAATGAAAGAGCAATTAGATGTATATTATTATGGTACATACATGAATGCATACCTTAAATTACACTAATCTTGTCTTACCAATCAGTTTGTCCTAATGTTAATGATTTgtaatgttatttgttttattgtaaatatttgatgTTATGAGTTTTTATTAATCAGTTGATGTTACGcataccaaaaaaattaaatgcacaaatttgaccaaactttttttatttgttcatctattttttgtgtgaaatcaaaggcacatttcaacagaaaaatattaagaatataacaattatatttaattagatttttaagaATATGTGcgaacattaaattatttacatactaTTAACACTTTATTTACATACCAAACATTAATTCACTCTTCAAAACAAAAAGGTCCTTGATAATTTGCCAAAACACAGCAGTTAAGCCAGATCTGATTCACACTGCCAATCAGTGTGAGCGGCACGGGAGAGTCCCAGATGTGAAAGGACTTTATCCTACCGATCACTCTTTCCACTATAATTCTGAGGCGGGCAATGGCTTGGGTTTGTTCCGTTTCCTCCTTGCTGAATTGAGCTGAACGCTTAAAAGGTGGAATGATGAGCTTAGATCCAACGTCAGCAAGGAGGTCTTGAATGAGGAACCCTTTGTCCGCCATGACATCGTCTCCTAGCTCCAGCAAGGGAAGGACTCCACTGATCCTGGTGATCTCCTTATCTGAGATGCACCCAGTGTACAGGGGTGAGATGAATGTCACCAAACCATTGGGAGCAACTCCAATTAGCCCTTTCAATGTCGTCctgtttttgtaatttgaaaatgtttctgaTTGTAAGGTCAGGGATGAGGCTGTTTCCAGGGCAATTTCTGTGCAGTCCAGTATCACTCTGACATTCGGACAGTACCGCTGGAATTTAAGGGGCATAGTGGACTTAACCTTTTCCCTGCTTATCCAGATGGGAAGTGAGCTCAGCATCATAAAAAGATAATTGGCCCAGGTGATGGTAACCCTGCTAACCCTGGCAATGCTCACATTAAAAATGTCAGCAATGAGCTGCTCCTTCATGCCAACAGCAACCCGCATGGAGTACATCAAGAACTCATCTATTAATGGCATGATGCGTGGTGGGCTGGGATCTTCGCAGCCTTCCTCACCTGCCCTCTGTGCTTTGGTCCAGTACACCAGTCTAAGTGCAGATGGTGCAATTGACTcccaaaaaatagtaaaaacactcTCAGATGGAAATTTGGTGTAGAAACGTATTTGGTCGTCTGACGCACAGTATCGGCTGAAGAGAGTAGGGGGTGGTAGACCAGTGTTTTGCAATTTGGCTTCTAGGTCATGGATGTAATCCAAAGCCTCATCCAGAGCACCTGTAaagataaagaaattaaaaaccaGTCTTAACATATTTATGCCACATTTCAACACAACACagtatttttaagaataaaaagtattttaattatttaattacaaattacacttcatttattttttgttaaggaaaatacaaatgacaaaatactcaaaagtaattaaatacatGTCATTAAAAGGAGAGAACAGGGCACAACCTAACACAAGGCCATTTGTAACACACTTGTTTTAAATACTTCCACACATGCTAGTATGATGAAACAGTGTATTTACTAGCTgccacatgaatacatttttcattattgtttaaaaaaaaatacattattttatatgaacacaataattgtattttattgagaaaatattttaagatttcttgtatttatttattttttttaattagatcggattacattttaaactgttatATGGTCGTGTTATAAAAAAATTTTGGGGAAAAATAAACACTCTAAACCCAAAGTAGGTTTACAAAAATGGAGAAAGTCAAAAAGAGTTAGGTTGTGCCCGCTCTCCCCTACTGCCCATCTCTGGCCCCTTACAGCTAGACAGTATGAGACTATGTTACAGATGTAGGCTAACGTTAGTTGAATTTTCGTGAACAGCTTATAATATAAACATCAGTTTGTTCAGGTATAAATGCATTTATCCAATAACGGTACACATAGTTGAATAGCGTTAACTAAACACATTATGAACAATCTTACCTGCAGGTGGGTGTGTCACGTAGCCGTGATCCATCCTTGCTGCCTTAGCCACTATGTCGCTATCTTCACAGCATAGCTGTATAGACTGACGTTTTAAGGTTCTGTCATAT
This DNA window, taken from Carassius auratus strain Wakin chromosome 22, ASM336829v1, whole genome shotgun sequence, encodes the following:
- the LOC113039839 gene encoding uncharacterized protein LOC113039839; this encodes MMASGSKLSQVQPQPLMAVVLDGLSEMELTPSKFGSVPRGSPMSYHCPPKKTSDLLLHHMAPEFPSLPVMQHIFPRLHFVPTLHQFMHLQSLEVSPQLSCEIAKETQQQSKCPAWTQLRRPRLTASHFWDACCSRACRAELESAAIQMIRGSTKQTAAMKRGLLVEPEVLANYAELLRVNVLPAGFVIHPDAPHLGASPDGRVYDPSESPPFGLVEVKSSTKTDPSQVAHLKVQEGHASLRRSHKYYWQVQGQLAITGLTWCDFVTDTQSTLTVERIWRDDSFIAEMKEQLDVYYYGTYMNAYLKLH
- the LOC113039834 gene encoding uncharacterized protein LOC113039834, producing MAESKSRSFCCVPGCSSSNQKQPYLSFHSFPVDPNLKPKWIQAIRREEGHSFNVKTGSTYVCSRHFAPDDYSGGCVVRRLKSGVVPSLFPWNNFTAPLRRESVYDRTLKRQSIQLCCEDSDIVAKAARMDHGYVTHPPAGALDEALDYIHDLEAKLQNTGLPPPTLFSRYCASDDQIRFYTKFPSESVFTIFWESIAPSALRLVYWTKAQRAGEEGCEDPSPPRIMPLIDEFLMYSMRVAVGMKEQLIADIFNVSIARVSRVTITWANYLFMMLSSLPIWISREKVKSTMPLKFQRYCPNVRVILDCTEIALETASSLTLQSETFSNYKNRTTLKGLIGVAPNGLVTFISPLYTGCISDKEITRISGVLPLLELGDDVMADKGFLIQDLLADVGSKLIIPPFKRSAQFSKEETEQTQAIARLRIIVERVIGRIKSFHIWDSPVPLTLIGSVNQIWLNCCVLANYQGPFCFEE